TGGGAAGAAATAACGACGAGCGACCGTGAAGTGGCCCTGCATCCAGCGCAGACGCTGTCTGGACGAAGCTTTGAACGTCAACGGCTTCTCATCATATACCTTGGCATCGTAATTAAATCTTGGATATACATTGCGTTGTGTACAACGCATGGTGAATTCCAAATCCTCTACCAGACTTGTTGCACCCCAGCCCATTTCCTTGAGCAAATTCGTTTCAAAGCACATGCCTGTACCACCAAGGAAATTGGCCATATTCAGGTTGTGACGCGACAGCTGCCACAGACGGTTGATGTACCAGTAAGATACCCCGTATGCCGCTGTGATCCAAGAATCCTCAGGATTTTTGGTATCAATGTACCCCTGGATAACACGGGCCCCTGTGCACAAATCATTGTTCATTTCACTCAAAAAATTGGTATGCGCCAAATTGTCAGCATCAAACATGACAATAGCATCATATTGGCGCGGCATAGCCCATAATTCCTTGAGCATCCACTCAATAGCGTAGCCTTTACCACGCAAATTCGGATTCGTGCGTTCACAAGCATTCATACCGTGAGCGCGAACGATGTCCGCTGTCTTGTCCGTACAGTTATCACAAATCACGAATACATCGTATAGTTCCTTCGGATAGTCAAGCTGCTTCAGGTTTTCCATCAATGCTCCAACAACCTGTTCTTCATTGTGAGCAGCGACTAAAATGGCAAACGATTTTTCTGGAGTTGCTTGCTCTTTTCTTTTTTTGCGTACCAATCCGAACAAGGAGAATGCAAACTGATAGACAGCGATCACTGCCAGTATGATCTGGAGTGTCACAAATATAGCGTCTAACATAATCTCTTGTTACCCCCTTTTTATACCCCTTTAAAAATCTTGCGTTTATTTGTTTTCTCTCTGTGTAGCGCAAGTTGCGGCGCTTTTGTGCGCCTTTTTCTGTAATTTTGACCCGACCCTTGCTTTCTTCATTGGCTGTGCACAGCCCCCTTTTGGCTGACACAGGAATGCCATTACGATTTTCGTTGGTTTTCAATCTTTTGTCAAAGCCCTAAAACCGGTCTCAGCAGCAAAAAAACACGACAAACTCCCATTTAATCCGGGAATGCAACGCTGAGCCTCTCATTCATAACGCTTAGGTCTTATTTTCATCCATTTGCTAACTTTTTATTTCTTTGGTCCCTCCTTTTAGTGGGGCAATTAGCAACCACTTCTAACCACTCTATCTTATTAGACGGATGAACGCAAAGAAAGTTATACAATTCAGCTTATATTCCTTAAACATTTTTGTGTAGAATTGAACCAAGTGAGTGGTGATTCTTGAAATGAATAGCGTTTAAAAATATGATGGGAGCAAGAGAATAATTACTTATGGACTGATTCTGTCAAAGTGATTGAAAATATTTGCCGACTTTACCCTGAAACGGCAACCGGAGGAAACCAAATGCAACGTCTAGTCGTAAAACTTATAAACCTGGAGCAGCAGTTGTTCAAATGGATCAACGGACGCTTACACAACCGTTTTTTGAACTTCTGGCTTTATTATCTCACACATTTGGGCGGGGCCACTTTTACAATAGCCTCTACGTTACTTATTTGGTGGCTCGCTCCGAATCCATGGAAGGATGCCGCTATGAAGGGAGCCATTGCCCTGGGGGTCAGTCATATCCCCGTGGCGATTGTCAAAAAGCTGTATCCGCGGATTCGCCCATATTTGGCGCTACCAGGTACAAATACATTTCGCAACCCCCTGTCGGACCATTCTTTTCCCTCAGGGCATACAACCGCCATTTTTTCAGCTACTGTTCCTTTTATGCTTCAGTCACCGATGCTTACCCTGCCGTTGTTGCCTGTAGGAATAATTGTAGGATTTTCCCGGATTTACTTAGGGCTTCACTATCCCACGGATGTACTTGCAGGAGCGGTTATCGGAGCTTCTGCAGCAATAGGGACGGTTGCATTCTGGCCTTAAAGCCGATATGGTATGATTGAGAACATCCCAGCAGGAACAGGTGAAATGAGAGTGGCTAAAAAACGAGTGTTATTATTATCGGAAGGTTTCGGTGCCGGACATACTCAGGCTGCATACGCGCTCTCAAGCAGCTTGCGGAAGCTTTCTCCGAATGTGCAGACCCGAGTGCTGGAGCTGGGGAGCTTTTTGAATCCAAGAATGGCCCCGCTCATTATTACAGCATACAAGAAGACCGTTGTATCGCAGCCTCGTCTAGTCGGATTGGTTTACCGTCATCAGTACAAAAAATCATTAAACCGTCTTACAACGCTCGCTTTGCACCGTCTGTTCTACACACAGACCCGAAACATTCTGCGGCAGCTCCGTCCCGATTTGGTGGTATGTACTCATCCTATCCCGAGTGCGGTGATTTCACGCTTAAAGCGCTTAGGCTTACATGTTCCGCTTTGTACTGTCATTACAGACTACGATGCACATGGAACATGGATCAGTCCCGAGGTTGATCGGTACTTTGTATCTACGCCTGAAGTCATGCGCAAGCTGCGAGCACGTGGAGTACCCGTATCGAAAATCCAGGTGACCGGTATTCCGGTTCATCCAAATTTTTGGGAACATCCGGGGCACGATGAAATTCGGGAACAATTTGGCCTTAAGCCTATCCCGACCGTACTCGTTATGGGCGGCGGCTGGGGACTTATGAACGACGAAGTCATTCATCGCTCGCTTACCGAGTGGAGAGAAAACATTCAATTTATTTTTTGTTTGGGTCACAATGATAAAATGCGTCGTAAAATGCAGCTGGACCCCCGTTTCAATCATCCGAATATTCATATTTTCGGATTCACACGGGAAATCGACAAATTAATGGAGGTATCGAATCTACTTATTACCAAACCCGGCGGAATGACATGTACCGAGGGGTTAGCCAAAGGGATTCCGATGCTGTTTCACAAACCTCTTCCCGGACAGGAGGAGGAAAATTGTCAATACTTTACGGCTCAAGGCTTCGGAGAACCGATTACTTCGCTGGATGTTGTCGTTAAATGGATGAACCGATTACTACACGATTTTCC
This DNA window, taken from Paenibacillus kribbensis, encodes the following:
- a CDS encoding phosphatase PAP2 family protein; translation: MQRLVVKLINLEQQLFKWINGRLHNRFLNFWLYYLTHLGGATFTIASTLLIWWLAPNPWKDAAMKGAIALGVSHIPVAIVKKLYPRIRPYLALPGTNTFRNPLSDHSFPSGHTTAIFSATVPFMLQSPMLTLPLLPVGIIVGFSRIYLGLHYPTDVLAGAVIGASAAIGTVAFWP
- a CDS encoding MGDG synthase family glycosyltransferase; translated protein: MAKKRVLLLSEGFGAGHTQAAYALSSSLRKLSPNVQTRVLELGSFLNPRMAPLIITAYKKTVVSQPRLVGLVYRHQYKKSLNRLTTLALHRLFYTQTRNILRQLRPDLVVCTHPIPSAVISRLKRLGLHVPLCTVITDYDAHGTWISPEVDRYFVSTPEVMRKLRARGVPVSKIQVTGIPVHPNFWEHPGHDEIREQFGLKPIPTVLVMGGGWGLMNDEVIHRSLTEWRENIQFIFCLGHNDKMRRKMQLDPRFNHPNIHIFGFTREIDKLMEVSNLLITKPGGMTCTEGLAKGIPMLFHKPLPGQEEENCQYFTAQGFGEPITSLDVVVKWMNRLLHDFPEIVRKRQEHVHNVARFYPLQSAQSILDILEPNGVLS
- a CDS encoding glycosyltransferase family 2 protein — protein: MLDAIFVTLQIILAVIAVYQFAFSLFGLVRKKRKEQATPEKSFAILVAAHNEEQVVGALMENLKQLDYPKELYDVFVICDNCTDKTADIVRAHGMNACERTNPNLRGKGYAIEWMLKELWAMPRQYDAIVMFDADNLAHTNFLSEMNNDLCTGARVIQGYIDTKNPEDSWITAAYGVSYWYINRLWQLSRHNLNMANFLGGTGMCFETNLLKEMGWGATSLVEDLEFTMRCTQRNVYPRFNYDAKVYDEKPLTFKASSRQRLRWMQGHFTVARRYFFPLLWQSIKHRSLIKFDMALYGLNVYIVLFTFLMTMVMWVDIALFGGPNIENIYVQFPAWTGFVAVSLNIITFLIAMILEKVTFKKVYLYLLLFPVYLVSWYPITFYAFFTQNNKQWSHTQHTRVVRLEEVQSKQG